The Candidatus Neomarinimicrobiota bacterium genome segment AAGGGAATCATCCCCAATGAATGTTGCATTAATGCCTTGGCCGGCCAACAGTCCTAAAAGTAATCGTGTTGTTGTGCCAGAATTCCCACAGTCTAAGGGTAGTGCTGGATTGGAAAATTTTCCACCTGTAACAATCACGTCATTTTCATCATTGCGAATTTCAATTCC includes the following:
- a CDS encoding 3-phosphoshikimate 1-carboxyvinyltransferase (catalyzes the formation of 5-O-(1-carboxyvinyl)-3-phosphoshikimate from phosphoenolpyruvate and 3-phosphoshikimate in tryptophan biosynthesis), yielding MIKGEITFPGDKSISHRSLMFASLADGESRISNLSTGADVQSTRKCLEACGIEIRNDENDVIVTGGKFSNPALPLDCGNSGTTTRLLLGLLAGQGINATFIGDDSL